ACATAAAAATGGTAATGGCAACCTCGAAATAAGCCAATCCATTCGCTACAAAGAGACCGGTGAGCTTCGCTTACCGGTCTCTTTCTTTGAAAGTCCAGCGGGTCAGGTGGCCGTTGCGGTTTTCCGTAACCCAGACCGTTACACCCGGAAATCGTCGCATCAGCCGACTGCTTTTCCGAATCCCGGCTACACTAAACACTTTCGTCAGGGCGTCGGCCTGCGTACCGTCGGGGGCCAGAACCGTCGTCTGAACGTCGTGGAGCAGCCCCAGGCCCGTCCGCGGATTCATCAGGTGCGAATACCGTTTCCCCTCGTGTTCGAGGTACCGGTAGGTTGCGCCGGAAGCCGTGATTCCGACGTTCTTGAGGAGTAAGGTGGTGGTGTCGGTGCCAAAACCCGTCAGTACCCGCCAGCCCGATTCGCCCGGGGGTGGTTCGCTCACCCGAATATCTCCGCCAATGTCCAGCAGGGCCGACCGGATGCCCAATTGCTGGAGCACTTTCATTCCTTCGTCATTGGCAAACCCCTGACCGATACCGCCCACATCCAGCCGCATACCCGCTTTTTTCAGGCTTATTCTCCGGCCCACCGAGTCAAACCGGATGTACCGGTAATCGACCAGCCGGTGTGCTTTTCTCAACTCCTTCCGGGAGGGAAAGATGTTGCGCCGAACGGCCCGACGCCAGAGCTGCGACAAGGGTCCAATGGTGGGGTCATACAAACCGTCCGATTTTTGGGCCATCATAACGGCTTTTTGAAGAACATCGTACAGGAAAGGCGAAACCCGCACCCACTGCCCCGACCCGGCCGTGGCCGAAAGCCGATTGATTTCGCTTCCGTCCCGGTAATCGCTCATCACCTCATTCAGCGAATCCATCCGGGCGTCAACCGCCCGCCGAACCCGTTGGGCCGTGCTATCGTCCGGCGCGTAGAAAACTTTACGGTATTCGGTCCCAAACAGTCCCCGGTCAAACGTGTACCGCTTCAAGGACTGGGCGCGCGTCGGCCCGTTCATTAGCGTGCAGCAAAGGAACAGGCAGGCGCCGATACGCCCCAGGCCCAAAACCGTTCGTACTCTGTTGGTTGAAAGAGTTGACAAAGCCGTCGTTATACTTTCGCTACTTTGTTCCGCAGGTAG
This Larkinella insperata DNA region includes the following protein-coding sequences:
- a CDS encoding FAD:protein FMN transferase, whose amino-acid sequence is MNGPTRAQSLKRYTFDRGLFGTEYRKVFYAPDDSTAQRVRRAVDARMDSLNEVMSDYRDGSEINRLSATAGSGQWVRVSPFLYDVLQKAVMMAQKSDGLYDPTIGPLSQLWRRAVRRNIFPSRKELRKAHRLVDYRYIRFDSVGRRISLKKAGMRLDVGGIGQGFANDEGMKVLQQLGIRSALLDIGGDIRVSEPPPGESGWRVLTGFGTDTTTLLLKNVGITASGATYRYLEHEGKRYSHLMNPRTGLGLLHDVQTTVLAPDGTQADALTKVFSVAGIRKSSRLMRRFPGVTVWVTENRNGHLTRWTFKERDR